The following proteins are encoded in a genomic region of Burkholderia diffusa:
- a CDS encoding porin, whose product MKRIRSFALLALPASLYAVGAHAQSSVTLYGIADAGIAYVHNVQNANGSNASNLVRFSSGNLSGSRWGLRGIEDLGSGLSALFQLENGFNIGTGALGQGGREFGRKAIVGLASNTYGTVTLGRQYDPVVDLVQGLTEDNYFGGVFSTPGDLDNYDNSLRVSNSVKYTSPLISGFQFAALYGFGGVAGATGSGRTYSFGLSYANGPLSLGAGYFFANGGSTVAGGVRTWSSSSDTLFNTVINQGFSSAKSIQIVRVAGQYVAGPATFGLAYSNTQYGADTLSAFTQNAKFNNGSAFFNWQFSPALRAGVGYNYTSLTGPTSAHYNQVNLGADYALSKRTDLYALFGYQKASGKTLNASGAIVKAAASVGSYGVNSGTDTQELAIVGIRHKF is encoded by the coding sequence ATGAAACGAATCCGGTCATTCGCACTGCTCGCTCTTCCGGCCTCGCTCTACGCCGTTGGCGCGCACGCACAAAGCAGCGTCACGCTGTACGGCATCGCCGATGCGGGCATCGCTTACGTGCACAACGTGCAGAACGCCAACGGCAGCAATGCGTCGAACCTCGTCAGGTTCAGCAGCGGCAACCTGTCGGGCAGCCGCTGGGGGCTGCGCGGCATCGAGGATCTCGGCAGCGGGTTGTCCGCACTGTTCCAGCTCGAGAACGGCTTCAACATCGGCACCGGCGCACTCGGCCAGGGCGGACGCGAATTCGGCCGCAAGGCGATCGTGGGCCTCGCGAGCAACACCTACGGCACCGTGACGCTCGGCCGCCAGTACGATCCGGTCGTCGATCTCGTGCAGGGCCTCACCGAGGACAACTACTTCGGCGGCGTGTTCTCGACGCCGGGCGACCTGGACAACTACGACAACAGCCTGCGCGTCAGCAATTCGGTGAAGTACACGAGTCCGCTGATCTCCGGCTTCCAGTTCGCCGCGCTGTACGGCTTCGGCGGCGTCGCAGGCGCGACCGGCAGCGGCCGCACCTACAGCTTCGGCCTGAGCTACGCGAACGGACCGCTGTCGCTCGGCGCCGGCTACTTCTTCGCCAATGGCGGCTCCACGGTCGCAGGCGGTGTGCGCACGTGGTCGAGCAGCTCGGACACACTGTTCAACACCGTGATCAACCAGGGCTTCTCGAGCGCGAAGTCGATCCAGATCGTGCGCGTGGCCGGCCAGTATGTGGCGGGGCCGGCGACCTTCGGCCTCGCTTATTCGAACACGCAGTACGGCGCGGACACGCTGTCGGCCTTCACGCAGAACGCGAAGTTCAACAACGGCTCGGCGTTCTTCAACTGGCAGTTCTCGCCGGCGCTGCGCGCAGGCGTCGGCTACAACTACACGTCGCTCACGGGCCCCACTTCCGCGCACTACAACCAGGTGAACCTCGGCGCGGACTACGCATTGTCGAAGCGTACCGATCTGTATGCGCTGTTCGGCTACCAGAAGGCGAGCGGCAAGACGCTGAACGCGAGCGGCGCGATCGTGAAGGCCGCGGCATCCGTCGGCTCGTATGGCGTGAACTCGGGTACCGATACACAGGAACTCGCGATCGTCGGCATCCGCCACAAGTTCTGA